Proteins encoded by one window of Mastacembelus armatus chromosome 23, fMasArm1.2, whole genome shotgun sequence:
- the LOC113141811 gene encoding proteinase-activated receptor 2-like isoform X2 translates to MEHNPEPTAYVIQRYYQILHRDKWAKVTRIWQRLLLSSVWLLGALVALPVVFLLRDVNTEDEKTDGHSCNKQRIAPEFELVYIFFIVFSQLVLLSFYILLVRGLKRAQMPDKKQPKVDQLFIRIIAIFLACSVFPLIFRMLYVAEGFTKSDKLHHVSKMLTFVECFYFINHCLNPFLYFFASRYHKRHSSNRRKHLFDDEF, encoded by the exons ATGGAGCATAACCCTGAACCTACAGCTTATGT TATTCAGAGATACTACCAG ATTCTTCACCGTGACAAGTGGGCCAAGGTGACCCGGATATGGCAGCGGCTTCTACTGTCCTCTGTGTGGTTGCTGGGAGCCCTGGTGGCTCTTCCAGTTGTGTTTTTACTAAGAGATGTGAATACTGAGGATGAGAAGACTGACGGTCATTCCTGCAATAAGCAAAGGATTGCACCAGAGTTTGAACTGGTCTacatcttttttattgttttcagccAACTAGTCCTGTTGTCCTTCTACATCCTACTTGTCAGAGGGCTCAAACGAGCTCAAATGCCTGACAAGAAGCAGCCTAAAGTTGATCAACTTTTCATTCGAATAATCGCCATCTTCCTGGCTTGTAGTGTCTTTCCCCTCATATTTCGCATGTTGTATGTGGCTGAAGGTTTCACAAAATCAGACAAACTGCACCACGTTAGTAAGATGTTGACATTTGTGGAATGTTTTTACTTCATCAATCACTGTCTGAATCCGTTTCTCTATTTCTTTGCCTCTCGGTATCACAAGAGACACAGCAGCAATAGGAGAAAGCATTTGTTCGATGACGAGTTTTAA
- the LOC113141811 gene encoding P2Y purinoceptor 8-like isoform X1, giving the protein MMTANGSSNTSGTPPTDPNWYQAWHITTAVIISIICLLGIPANITVIMKLIYHLRGSSMSWRLFFSLAVSDLLCLLCLPFGVFIFYSEQHLTHGVCQLLIYFFFFCMTSDLNILVLISIQRYYQILHRDKWAKVTRIWQRLLLSSVWLLGALVALPVVFLLRDVNTEDEKTDGHSCNKQRIAPEFELVYIFFIVFSQLVLLSFYILLVRGLKRAQMPDKKQPKVDQLFIRIIAIFLACSVFPLIFRMLYVAEGFTKSDKLHHVSKMLTFVECFYFINHCLNPFLYFFASRYHKRHSSNRRKHLFDDEF; this is encoded by the exons ATGATGACTGCTAACGGGAGCTCGAACACCTCAGGAACTCCTCCGACTGACCCAAATTGGTACCAAGCCTGGCACATCACCACTGCCGTGATTATTTCAATCATTTGCCTGCTTGGTATCCCTGCGAACATCACCGTGATAATGAAACTCATTTACCATCTGCGTGGTTCCTCCATGTCTTGGCGCCTCTTCTTCAGCCTGGCGGTGTCTGACCTGCTCTGCCTGCTCTGCTTGCCTTTTGGCGTGTTTATTTTCTACAGTGAACAACATCTGACACATGGAGTCTGTCAACTTCTCATttacttcttctttttctgcatgACCTCCGACCTAAACATTCTGGTGCTGATAAGTATTCAGAGATACTACCAG ATTCTTCACCGTGACAAGTGGGCCAAGGTGACCCGGATATGGCAGCGGCTTCTACTGTCCTCTGTGTGGTTGCTGGGAGCCCTGGTGGCTCTTCCAGTTGTGTTTTTACTAAGAGATGTGAATACTGAGGATGAGAAGACTGACGGTCATTCCTGCAATAAGCAAAGGATTGCACCAGAGTTTGAACTGGTCTacatcttttttattgttttcagccAACTAGTCCTGTTGTCCTTCTACATCCTACTTGTCAGAGGGCTCAAACGAGCTCAAATGCCTGACAAGAAGCAGCCTAAAGTTGATCAACTTTTCATTCGAATAATCGCCATCTTCCTGGCTTGTAGTGTCTTTCCCCTCATATTTCGCATGTTGTATGTGGCTGAAGGTTTCACAAAATCAGACAAACTGCACCACGTTAGTAAGATGTTGACATTTGTGGAATGTTTTTACTTCATCAATCACTGTCTGAATCCGTTTCTCTATTTCTTTGCCTCTCGGTATCACAAGAGACACAGCAGCAATAGGAGAAAGCATTTGTTCGATGACGAGTTTTAA